The genomic interval CGACGAGGACAGCGAGTGGTGGACCACGCCGAAGCGCGGCACCCGGCCCGCCGCGGAGAACCGCGACCAGCTGTTCGAGCGGGCCATGATCGACGCCCGGTGGGAGCTGACCGCCAAGCTCGGCAAGGACATCGACACCTGGAGCTGGGGCCGGCTGCACCGCCTGTTCCTGGACAACCAGACGCTCGGCACCGAGGGCCCCGGCTTCGTGAAGTACGTGCTCAACCGCGGCCCGTGGAAGCTCGGCGGCGGCGAGGCCACCGTCAACGCCACCGGCTGGAACGCCGCCGGCGGCTACGGCGTGGTGTGGGTGCCGTCCATGCGGATGGTGGTCAACCTCGACGACCTCGACAAGTCCCGCTGGATCAACCTCACCGGCGCCTCCGGCCACGCCTACAACGCCCACTACGTCGACCAGACGGACAAGTGGGCCGCGGGCGAACTGCTGGAGTGGGCCTACTCGGAGAAGGCGGTCGAGGACTCCACCACCGACACCCTGGTGCTCGAGCCCTGACCCGCCGCCGCGCACCGCGGACGTGACGACCGGCCCCCACGCGCGCGTGGGGGCCGGTCCGCGTCCTCAGGAGCTTTCCGGCGGGTGCGGCGCGGGACGGCCGAACCGCCGCACCCCGGACGGTGTCACCACCGCGTGCACCGGCCGGTCGTGCGGCTCCTCGGGAACCCGCTCGACGACCTCCCAGTCGTACAGCAGCACCACCAGCGCCGGACGGGCGCCGGCGCGGTCCAGGCGGGCGAGGACACGGTCGTAGGAGCCGCCGCCGCGGCCCAGCCGCATGCCGCGGGCGTCCACCGACAGACCCGGCAGCAGCACGGCGTCCGCCTCCGTCACGGCGTCGGGCCCCAGGCGCTCCCCGGCCGGCTCCAGCAGGGTCATCCGCCCGCCGCCGTGACGCGCCGGCCTCAGGGAGTCCGGTCCCCGGTACACGCCCCACGCCAGGTCGTTGTCCGGCAGCAAGGCGGGCAGCAGGACGCGCACGCCCCGCGCGCGCAGCGCGTCCAGCAGGGCGAGGGTGCCTGGTTCGCTCCCCACGGAGACGTACGCGGCCACCGTGCGCGCCTCGGCCAGCTCGGGCAGCGCGAGCGCCCGGCGGGCCAGGGCGTCGGCGTGCCCGTGAACGTCATCGGCCGTCAACCCGTATCTCACCTGGAGGACATGACGCCGTCGTGTGCGCTTGTCAGGTTCGGGCTGACCCTGGTTCTGTCTCAAGACGATTCCCGTAATGTCTTAATATGCTCATATGAGCAATCCTTGAGCGGAGTTACAGATTCAGGGCAAAGACACCGGCTAGGGTGTCGGCCATGTCTCAGTCACACCCGCGGATCAGCAAGGCTGTCATCCCCGCCGCCGGCCTCGGCACCCGGTTCCTGCCGGCCACGAAGGCCACGCCCAAGGAGATGCTGCCGGTGGTCGACAAGCCGGCGATCCAGTATGTGGTCGA from Streptomyces sp. DH-12 carries:
- a CDS encoding 5-formyltetrahydrofolate cyclo-ligase, with protein sequence MTADDVHGHADALARRALALPELAEARTVAAYVSVGSEPGTLALLDALRARGVRVLLPALLPDNDLAWGVYRGPDSLRPARHGGGRMTLLEPAGERLGPDAVTEADAVLLPGLSVDARGMRLGRGGGSYDRVLARLDRAGARPALVVLLYDWEVVERVPEEPHDRPVHAVVTPSGVRRFGRPAPHPPESS